One genomic segment of Paenibacillus xylanexedens includes these proteins:
- a CDS encoding S-layer homology domain-containing protein: MNVVQGCTDGTFQPSKKITRAEFVTLLSKALALKSVESDLTFADQGSLPDWAKGDIAAAVQAGIVKGYGDNTFKPDRTITRAEMAVMMANALKVSSDAQAGMSGNTSVKPSFTDASQTPSWAQEALDAAVQAKIVSGYTDHTVRAGSETTRAEAATMIYNLLLAMYV, encoded by the coding sequence ATGAACGTAGTTCAAGGTTGCACAGATGGTACATTCCAACCATCGAAGAAGATCACACGGGCAGAGTTTGTTACGTTGCTCAGTAAGGCGCTGGCATTGAAGTCCGTGGAGTCGGATCTGACATTTGCAGATCAAGGTAGTCTGCCAGACTGGGCAAAAGGTGATATTGCCGCAGCCGTGCAAGCCGGAATCGTGAAAGGCTATGGTGATAACACATTTAAGCCTGATCGGACCATTACCCGTGCCGAGATGGCAGTCATGATGGCGAATGCGCTGAAAGTAAGTTCAGATGCACAAGCCGGAATGTCCGGTAATACCTCCGTTAAACCAAGTTTCACTGATGCATCGCAGACGCCATCTTGGGCACAAGAAGCACTGGATGCAGCGGTGCAGGCCAAGATTGTGAGTGGATATACAGACCATACGGTTCGTGCAGGAAGTGAAACGACTCGAGCGGAAGCTGCGACGATGATCTATAACTTGTTGCTGGCCATGTACGTGTAA
- a CDS encoding DinB family protein: protein MRSTTEVLKSFETAVERYLAELNKLDMGSLHKKQSEEEWSIGQMYVHLIQSALFLHLHNIEHCLSSGDSTLNSGEEKTELGRQVFELGQFPPVPVKVPASPQYTPQPPESIESLIDGLHEVVDRMRSTASVLHQASVNNKIRHPRLGVLSAQEWFLLIEMHYRHHFLQLDRLKSNLEM from the coding sequence ATGAGAAGTACAACGGAAGTATTGAAATCATTTGAAACGGCAGTAGAACGATATTTGGCAGAACTGAACAAATTGGATATGGGGAGCTTACATAAAAAACAAAGTGAAGAGGAATGGTCCATTGGACAGATGTATGTACATTTGATTCAATCAGCGCTTTTCTTGCATCTGCATAATATTGAGCACTGTTTGAGCAGCGGGGATTCAACATTAAACTCGGGTGAGGAAAAAACAGAACTGGGCAGGCAAGTGTTTGAATTAGGACAATTCCCTCCCGTGCCTGTTAAAGTCCCTGCTTCCCCGCAGTACACCCCGCAACCACCCGAGAGTATAGAGTCCTTGATCGATGGGCTTCACGAGGTAGTGGATCGGATGAGAAGCACGGCATCTGTTTTACACCAAGCGTCCGTAAACAACAAAATACGTCATCCAAGGCTTGGCGTTCTAAGTGCTCAGGAGTGGTTTTTGTTGATAGAGATGCACTACAGACATCATTTTTTGCAATTGGATCGATTGAAATCCAATCTGGAAATGTAA
- a CDS encoding helix-turn-helix transcriptional regulator, producing MNKTERQLAITLELQRRKMLRAEDLASQFETSVRTIYRDIQALSEAGVPIMGAPGHGYSLMEGYFLPPVSFTAEEAVSLLMGADFIEQRMDTEYAMEAKSAQRKIEAILPESVRDESTRVRETMRLLHTVEPLTRARVKTYLNQIRNAILDQRKISFMYLKKMPGTDGNRYNMREVSPYGLSLVQENWMLIARCDMRQDIRHFRLSRMTELSVLEDQFLLPPDFDLNSYRPPDDRNEQVLIRAKPEITDKVMEALHFYMDAFEEQEEGFIFHFRVRYPEEILHYLLGWGGDIEVLEPESLRFRMQEVAKNILKHY from the coding sequence ATGAACAAAACAGAGCGGCAGCTTGCGATTACGCTTGAATTGCAGCGAAGAAAGATGTTACGAGCAGAAGATTTAGCTTCTCAATTTGAGACAAGTGTACGTACGATATATCGAGATATTCAGGCATTAAGTGAGGCTGGTGTTCCGATCATGGGAGCTCCGGGTCATGGGTATTCCCTCATGGAAGGATATTTTCTGCCCCCGGTAAGCTTCACCGCAGAAGAAGCCGTATCCCTGCTCATGGGAGCTGATTTTATCGAACAGAGAATGGATACAGAATACGCGATGGAGGCTAAGTCGGCTCAACGCAAAATTGAAGCGATTTTACCTGAATCCGTTCGTGACGAATCAACACGTGTTCGGGAAACGATGAGACTGCTTCATACGGTTGAACCTTTAACCCGAGCACGGGTGAAAACATACCTTAACCAGATACGTAATGCCATTCTGGATCAGCGTAAAATCAGCTTTATGTATCTGAAAAAAATGCCAGGAACGGATGGAAATCGGTATAACATGCGAGAGGTTTCACCCTATGGCCTCTCACTTGTTCAGGAGAATTGGATGTTAATTGCACGTTGTGATATGCGACAAGACATTCGTCATTTTCGTTTGTCACGGATGACTGAACTTTCCGTGCTGGAGGATCAATTCCTTTTGCCACCGGATTTTGATCTTAACAGTTATCGACCTCCTGACGACCGTAACGAGCAAGTATTAATTAGGGCTAAACCTGAAATCACTGACAAAGTTATGGAGGCCCTGCATTTTTATATGGATGCATTTGAGGAGCAAGAGGAAGGTTTCATTTTTCATTTTCGTGTCCGCTACCCGGAAGAAATATTGCATTATTTACTTGGCTGGGGTGGAGATATCGAGGTCTTGGAGCCGGAGTCTTTACGCTTCCGAATGCAGGAAGTAGCCAAAAACATCTTAAAACACTACTGA
- a CDS encoding acyl carrier protein, with amino-acid sequence MIEMKIKNIIIEILDLPDNTLLTNDLVGIGLNSISFIRLIVSIEESFGIEVPNEFLSMENFSTISELVVFVEKEIIGESIRE; translated from the coding sequence ATGATTGAAATGAAAATAAAAAATATTATTATTGAAATACTAGATCTTCCTGATAATACTTTATTAACAAATGATCTAGTTGGTATTGGATTAAATTCAATCAGTTTTATTCGCCTTATTGTTAGTATAGAAGAAAGTTTTGGAATTGAAGTTCCAAACGAATTTCTTAGTATGGAGAATTTTTCGACCATTAGTGAGTTAGTTGTTTTTGTGGAAAAGGAAATAATAGGGGAGAGTATTAGAGAGTAA
- a CDS encoding cyclic peptide export ABC transporter: MVVHKRKLVLCVLVMLMIYNVFFILSVQANPLDKKEGLIGDYIRKQQKAAKIPGIAVIVVQGNEIKYQHYSGYSDIDTKTLVTGNTLFEMGSNTKAFTGLAILQLEKQKLIKLTDPVEKYLPWFYMNYKGKKFEITIDQLLHHTSSIPPETIGEIPVSVADNALEQTVRMLVGKELWQNKNMLPGEYFMYSTINYDILGLIIQQVSGLSFEEYMQENIINSLGLESTYMKHDDAVRNGLATGYKLGFFKQHAYNAPRFRGNVPAGYLNSSPADIAKWMHIQLGSVEPIEFDPELIKKSHQIDGSVAPDSDGSSYASGWSVYQSGGGEISHGGTNPNFSSFIVMRKDEKLGVAVMGNLNSDYTAEIANGVMSIMRGRTPVEPLPDTYSKLDKISSVLLVIIGLVILIVIYLIIRCLKEVINGDRCWTGIDRWQIVKISGAIFFLFAFLSGLYYLPKVLLFKLPWSALNIWAPFTLVPAIGAAATFGVVYAIYHILMLLFQKKGGKPYITLLMLGMISGFGNAYIIFVINQTFGKDDNLTSGLLFYFALGILMYVYGQRYISTRLVALTNNLVYEKRSELITRILKTPYEKLEKIESGRLYTVLNNDTENVSRSVNVVVSGVISSITLICCFIYLALLNIYALILSMIVILVVVGLYFWLGSKAEKLWDETREIQTVFFRLVSDMLHGFKELRLSRAKNQEFKEHLNESSNIYRIKRTEGDIRFANVNVVGELLFTVVIGTVAFFFPIIFPNLLTKTVQTYVFVFLYITGPVNGILNAYPMLLQIRISLRRIQDLSAEISQIQDSSSELLNLQIASDMKIELLMQNTGYSYGGEESGQFVVGPFNLKFQSGTVTFITGGNGSGKTTLAKLITGLYKPTYGDIYINGKIVAPEHMGEYFSAIFSDYYLFERLYGINCSQKEERIATLLHGLQLEDKVTIRNGHFSTTSLSTGQKKRLALLLAYLEDKPICLFDEWAADQDPEFRRHFYYELLPEFKSMGKCIIVISHDDRYFHCADFLIQLERGRLVN; encoded by the coding sequence ATGGTGGTACACAAACGGAAGTTGGTATTATGTGTTCTAGTGATGCTTATGATTTACAATGTGTTTTTTATTCTTTCGGTGCAAGCAAACCCGCTTGATAAAAAAGAGGGGTTAATTGGTGATTATATAAGAAAACAACAAAAAGCTGCGAAAATACCTGGTATAGCGGTCATTGTCGTACAGGGAAATGAAATTAAGTATCAACACTATTCAGGCTATAGTGATATTGATACTAAAACTCTTGTAACTGGAAATACTTTATTTGAAATGGGCTCAAACACGAAAGCATTCACTGGTCTGGCCATTTTGCAATTGGAGAAACAGAAGCTTATAAAATTGACGGATCCGGTTGAAAAGTATTTGCCTTGGTTTTATATGAATTACAAAGGAAAGAAATTCGAAATAACCATTGACCAACTTCTACATCATACTTCATCAATTCCACCAGAAACGATCGGCGAGATACCTGTTTCAGTTGCAGACAATGCTCTGGAACAGACAGTTAGAATGTTGGTAGGTAAAGAACTGTGGCAGAATAAAAACATGCTACCAGGCGAGTATTTCATGTATTCGACAATAAATTACGATATTCTCGGCTTAATCATTCAACAAGTATCTGGCCTATCCTTTGAGGAATACATGCAGGAAAATATTATTAATTCCCTTGGGCTTGAGAGTACTTATATGAAGCATGACGACGCCGTAAGAAATGGACTTGCAACGGGCTATAAGCTTGGTTTCTTTAAACAGCATGCCTACAACGCTCCGAGATTTCGTGGAAACGTACCCGCTGGTTATTTGAATTCATCACCTGCTGATATTGCCAAATGGATGCATATACAGCTTGGATCCGTTGAGCCGATAGAATTTGACCCGGAATTAATAAAAAAGTCACATCAAATTGATGGAAGCGTCGCTCCTGATTCTGACGGCTCTTCTTACGCTAGTGGTTGGTCGGTTTATCAATCAGGAGGCGGGGAAATTTCGCATGGAGGGACAAATCCTAACTTCTCATCATTCATCGTTATGCGTAAGGATGAAAAGTTGGGAGTAGCTGTCATGGGGAATTTAAATTCCGATTATACTGCAGAAATTGCCAATGGGGTTATGTCTATAATGAGAGGACGGACTCCTGTTGAACCCCTTCCAGATACATACAGTAAACTGGATAAAATTTCCTCAGTGTTGTTAGTGATAATTGGTCTTGTTATCCTGATTGTAATTTATCTTATCATACGTTGTCTTAAGGAAGTCATCAATGGCGATCGTTGTTGGACAGGCATTGACCGCTGGCAAATAGTAAAAATAAGCGGGGCTATATTTTTTTTGTTTGCTTTCTTAAGTGGGTTATATTATTTGCCTAAAGTACTGTTATTCAAACTTCCGTGGAGTGCATTAAATATATGGGCACCATTTACACTAGTTCCTGCGATAGGCGCTGCAGCTACCTTTGGTGTGGTGTATGCTATCTACCATATTCTGATGTTGCTTTTCCAAAAAAAAGGGGGTAAACCCTATATCACCTTACTTATGCTTGGCATGATAAGTGGTTTCGGAAACGCTTATATTATTTTTGTCATTAACCAAACGTTTGGTAAAGATGACAACTTAACTAGCGGACTTCTTTTTTATTTTGCACTCGGTATTTTAATGTATGTATATGGACAACGTTACATTAGTACTAGACTAGTGGCATTGACCAATAATTTAGTCTATGAAAAACGTTCTGAATTGATAACTAGGATTTTAAAAACACCATACGAAAAGTTGGAGAAAATAGAGTCTGGACGGCTATATACTGTGCTAAACAATGACACAGAAAACGTAAGTCGTTCTGTTAATGTTGTCGTTTCAGGTGTGATTTCCTCTATAACGCTTATATGTTGTTTTATTTACCTTGCCCTGCTTAATATTTATGCATTGATACTATCCATGATTGTTATATTAGTTGTTGTAGGATTATATTTTTGGCTGGGAAGTAAGGCAGAAAAGCTTTGGGACGAAACACGTGAGATCCAAACAGTTTTTTTTAGATTAGTCAGCGACATGCTTCACGGATTTAAGGAACTACGACTTAGTAGGGCGAAAAATCAAGAATTTAAAGAACATCTAAATGAAAGTTCAAATATTTATCGTATTAAAAGGACTGAAGGTGATATCCGATTCGCAAATGTAAATGTAGTGGGAGAACTTTTATTTACAGTTGTTATTGGAACTGTGGCATTTTTTTTCCCAATCATCTTCCCAAATTTGCTAACAAAAACTGTGCAGACTTACGTTTTTGTATTTCTTTATATAACTGGCCCGGTAAACGGCATATTAAATGCATATCCTATGTTATTGCAAATTCGCATATCATTGAGGCGTATTCAAGACCTATCCGCAGAAATTTCCCAGATCCAGGATAGTTCGAGCGAATTATTAAACTTGCAGATAGCTTCGGATATGAAGATAGAGCTCTTAATGCAAAACACTGGCTATAGCTATGGAGGGGAGGAAAGTGGTCAATTTGTAGTTGGACCATTCAATCTTAAATTCCAATCGGGAACAGTTACTTTCATAACTGGTGGAAATGGCAGTGGTAAAACGACATTGGCTAAATTAATAACAGGTTTGTACAAACCGACATACGGAGATATCTATATTAATGGAAAAATAGTAGCTCCCGAGCATATGGGTGAGTATTTTTCGGCAATTTTCAGTGATTATTATTTATTTGAACGTTTGTATGGAATTAATTGTTCTCAGAAAGAGGAGCGGATTGCTACACTTCTTCATGGCTTACAACTTGAGGATAAAGTGACGATTCGTAATGGCCATTTTTCAACAACATCTCTTTCCACTGGGCAAAAGAAAAGATTGGCACTTTTACTTGCTTATTTGGAAGACAAGCCAATTTGTTTGTTTGACGAATGGGCAGCTGATCAGGATCCTGAGTTTCGTCGACATTTCTACTATGAGTTGTTGCCTGAATTTAAATCTATGGGGAAATGCATAATTGTTATATCCCATGATGATAGGTACTTTCACTGTGCAGACTTTTTAATTCAACTGGAGAGAGGCAGACTGGTGAACTGA
- a CDS encoding YdeI/OmpD-associated family protein, with protein sequence MTDTSGNRKVDGYLKKLKTWKEESTKLREIIRDFELTEDMKWMHPCYMLDGKNIVLIHGFKEYVAILFFKGALLKDTHGILVQQTENVQAERQLRFTSLEQIVEQEAWIKAYIQQAIEVEQAGLQVEMKKTAEYSVPEELQQQFDENPAFRDAFEALTPGRQRAYLYYFSQPKQSKTKVSRIEKYMQPILEGKGLND encoded by the coding sequence ATGACGGATACAAGTGGGAATCGCAAAGTTGACGGCTATCTAAAGAAACTCAAAACGTGGAAGGAAGAGTCCACGAAGCTGAGAGAGATTATTCGGGATTTTGAACTGACAGAGGATATGAAGTGGATGCATCCTTGTTACATGCTGGATGGGAAAAACATCGTTTTAATCCATGGGTTCAAAGAGTACGTAGCCATTCTATTTTTCAAAGGTGCTCTGCTGAAGGATACGCACGGCATTTTGGTCCAGCAAACGGAGAATGTACAGGCAGAGCGCCAGCTTCGCTTCACCAGTCTGGAGCAGATTGTGGAGCAGGAGGCTTGGATTAAAGCCTACATCCAACAAGCGATTGAGGTGGAACAAGCCGGACTGCAAGTGGAAATGAAAAAAACTGCCGAATATAGCGTTCCCGAGGAACTTCAGCAGCAATTCGATGAGAACCCTGCTTTCCGAGATGCATTTGAAGCACTGACACCCGGACGTCAGCGGGCATATCTCTATTATTTCTCACAACCAAAGCAATCCAAGACAAAAGTGTCACGAATAGAGAAGTATATGCAGCCGATCCTGGAGGGCAAAGGATTGAATGATTAA
- the yidD gene encoding membrane protein insertion efficiency factor YidD — protein sequence MLFIVLRRVRVILIWSIRIYQRFAPIEVRNKCRFEPSCSVYMIQAIEKYGAIKGLSLGIQRLRKCNINGGGYDYP from the coding sequence ATGTTATTCATAGTTCTACGACGTGTTAGAGTGATCCTGATATGGAGTATTAGAATTTATCAACGTTTTGCCCCCATTGAGGTGAGGAACAAATGTCGTTTTGAACCAAGCTGTTCTGTGTATATGATTCAAGCTATTGAGAAATACGGGGCGATTAAAGGTCTATCCTTGGGCATCCAGCGTCTTCGCAAATGTAATATCAACGGTGGAGGATATGATTATCCTTAA
- a CDS encoding alpha/beta fold hydrolase: MLDAIRFNKGIIYSQEILISEALSRPLPSLITKLDLPLYFVMGDYDFMTSSHAAKVFFDHIEGSQKEFIAYKNSAHYPHYEEKRRFLDWMVDTFIKQTP; the protein is encoded by the coding sequence ATGCTGGATGCCATTCGTTTTAATAAAGGGATCATCTATTCTCAAGAAATACTGATAAGTGAAGCCCTCAGCCGTCCTTTGCCATCCTTGATTACGAAGCTGGACCTCCCCTTATATTTTGTTATGGGAGATTACGACTTCATGACTTCATCCCATGCCGCCAAGGTGTTTTTTGATCACATTGAAGGAAGCCAAAAGGAATTCATTGCCTATAAAAACTCGGCTCACTACCCACATTATGAAGAGAAGCGTAGATTTTTGGATTGGATGGTAGATACCTTTATTAAGCAAACACCTTAA
- a CDS encoding EVE domain-containing protein codes for MEWNVSMKPNQDSRYWIGVVSASHVNVAVEGGFAQLCHGKSALLRQMSAGDWLIYYSPRTDISTGKPLQAFTAIGQITDDRIYQYQMSESFIPFRRDLRYLPCREVKIATLLDQLSFTRGNRNWGFPFRKGHFEIGAEDFMMIASSMLEEEIQPLLGISLSQKC; via the coding sequence ATGGAATGGAATGTATCCATGAAACCAAATCAGGACAGTAGATATTGGATTGGTGTTGTATCTGCTTCTCATGTAAATGTAGCCGTAGAGGGAGGGTTTGCGCAGTTGTGCCATGGCAAGTCAGCGCTGTTGCGACAAATGTCCGCGGGTGATTGGCTGATATACTATTCTCCACGCACAGACATATCAACTGGAAAGCCACTTCAGGCTTTTACTGCTATTGGTCAAATTACCGACGACAGGATATACCAATATCAGATGTCGGAATCCTTTATACCCTTTCGCCGAGATCTGCGTTATCTTCCGTGTCGAGAAGTAAAGATCGCAACGTTGTTAGACCAACTCAGTTTTACACGCGGTAATCGCAATTGGGGGTTTCCATTTCGTAAAGGTCATTTTGAAATTGGGGCTGAAGACTTCATGATGATAGCTTCCTCCATGTTGGAAGAAGAGATACAGCCACTGCTCGGTATTAGCTTAAGCCAGAAATGTTAA